From Podospora bellae-mahoneyi strain CBS 112042 chromosome 3, whole genome shotgun sequence, the proteins below share one genomic window:
- a CDS encoding hypothetical protein (EggNog:ENOG503NX9D) has translation MSVGTDKMETTVSVPVAREGAPTAMMDEPTSLLVEPPKPSPKDETVKDEAVDDEIKKPESPIVETPVQQESLDKRTDLDGDNLQEDELHEELTPPPDSPTDTASIEDHPDDAAENPAEDTTEDLVDDDLMSVVSSLPVDETQDLMSVDSSPVIHHLEDEIVVGTKANRKLPVNQDKSDIADVNMDPSAILTGKRKRTSTYYADSIQDDSPGPHEGRVKARPAKTHGSGGVKGVIIGYWRDSQVENEADKHSVIGFIDSRDRLRTRIQTTTRDKRQVDQRYPIPPGPGGSWVIFEKIVFEDHLVGLNHHMIKEFVKIRADNLGENESPEERNIADKAAAELAVERVTTNPPPETANQPLIAYGAVIPDPATLPSRPESKKRKVTGSFTSAQLEPAPPPQQPAEALPGTRPTRIVLGYWKQSSEDDPIEKHAVYGILGANDMFRIRLAKETRDGRVIADGNFPSGPGALWITWDALEFEPHLKGLSRHEVKEYCRVRQHQLDQGEAPEDRARNEIQAVQEAQKRAALNIAAGTSVTKNDVEISIEGANGVTHGLASGSPASKTNEPRRQTGLRGRHSLPNPEFGVANRKSSSAIAQIERTHELARHGIEKVEKAQARIDQRASSTATPRESSATPANRRELFSENISRLNNVWASQEATRIRNEGQGYEGDVLMNGTIRYERKQTGPFKGILVSQPFLIQIDGEDYVEYRVLTKPSF, from the exons ATGTCAGTTGGAACAGACAAGATGGAGACTACCGTCTCTGTGCCTGTTGCGAGAGAAGGTGCCCCAACTGCCATGATGGATGAGCCTACATCATTATTGGTTGAACCGCCAAAGCCATCACCCAAGGACGAGACTGTCAAAGATGAAGCGGTTGATGA TGAGATCAAGAAGCCAGAATCGCCCATTGTTGAGACTCCAGTTCAGCAAGAGTCTTTGGACAA ACGTACCGATCTGGACGGGGACAATCTCCAAGAGGACGAGCTTCACGAAGAGCTCACCCCCCCACCAGATTCTCCAACAGATACTGCTAGTATTGAGGATCATCCTGACGACGCTGCTGAGAACCCTGCCGAAGACACGACAGAGGACTTGGTTGATGACGATCTTATGAGTGTCGTTTCGAGCCTTCCCGTCGACGAAACTCAGGATCTCATGAGTGTCGATTCGAGCCCTGTCATTCATCACCTGGAAGACGAGATCGTCGTTGgcaccaaagccaacagGAAGCTGCCCGTCAACCAGGATAAATCCGATATAGCTGACGTCAACATGGATCCATCTGCGATTCTTACCGGCAAGCGCAAGCGGACTTCCACTTACTATGCTGACTCTATCCAAGACGACAGCCCTGGTCCTCACGAAGGTCGTGTCAAAGCCCGGCCTGCCAAGACTCATGGTTCTGGAGGCGTCAAAGGTGTCATCATTGGATATTGGCGCGATTCTCAGGTCGAAAATGAGGCTGATAAGCATTCCGTGATCGGCTTCATTGACTCGAGGGATCGCCTTAGAACCAGAATCCAGACAACTACCCGCGACAAACGTCAGGTTGATCAACGCTACCCGATCCCCCCTGGCCCCGGTGGGAGTTGGGTCATCTTCGAGAAGATTGTCTTTGAAGACCATCTTGTTGGTCTCAATCATCACATGATCAAGGAGTTTGTCAAGATCCGCGCCGATAATCTTGGCGAGAACGAGAGCCCCGAGGAGCGCAACATAGCCGACAAAGCAGCTGCCGAGCTCGCGGTTGAGAgagtcaccaccaaccctccccccgaAACGGCCAACCAACCTCTCATTGCTTACGGCGCTGTGATACCCGATCCTGCCACCCTTCCCAGCCGTCCCGAGTCCAAGAAACGAAAGGTCACAGGATCCTTTACTTCAGCCCAGCTAGAgcctgcccccccccctcaacagcCCGCGGAGGCCCTTCCGGGAACCCGGCCAACTCGCATTGTTTTGGGATACTGGAAACAATCCAGTGAAGATGACCCGATTGAGAAGCACGCGGTTTACGGTATCCTGGGTGCTAATGACATGTTCAGGATCAGGCTTGCGAAGGAGACTCGCGATGGTAGAGTGATCGCTGATGGCAACTTCCCTAGTGGGCCTGGTGCACTGTGGATTACCTGGGACGCTCTCGAGTTTGAACCTCATCTCAAAGGTCTCTCCCGCCATGAGGTCAAGGAATATTGCAGGGTTcgccagcaccagctcgACCAGGGTGAGGCACCTGAGGACCGCGCCCGAAACGAGATACAAGCCGTCCAAGAGGCTCAGAAGCGTGCTGCTTTGAACATCGCCGCGGGGACCTCCGTCACTAAGAACGATGTTGAGATCTCGATCGAGGGAGCTAATGGCGTCACTCATGGTCTTGCTTCCGGCTCGCCTGCCTCAAAGACCAACGAGCCTCGTCGTCAAACTGGGCTCCGCGGCCGACACTCACTCCCTAATCCTGAGTTCGGAGTTGCTAACCGCAAGTCATCGTCGGCCATCGCCCAGATCGAGAGGACTCATGAGCTCGCCCGTCACGGGATTGAAAAGGTTGAGAAGGCGCAGGCTCGCATTGATCAGCGTGCCAGCAGCACAGCCACGCCCCGAGAGTCATCGGCCACCCCAGCTAACCGCAGAGAGCTTTTCAGTGAAAACATCTCTCGCTTGAACAACGTTTGGGCCAGTCAAGAGGCCACACGCATCCGTAACGAGGGCCAAGGCTACGAAGGAGACGTCCTGATGAACGGTACCATCAGGTACGAGCGAAAGCAAACCGGCCCGTTCAAGGGTATTCTGGTCAGCCAACCCTTCTTGATCCAGATAGACGGGGAGGATTACGTGGAGTACCGCGTCCTCACGAAGCCGAGCTTCTAG
- a CDS encoding hypothetical protein (COG:E; EggNog:ENOG503NWM8), with product MSTSVQLHPPALTSPDHPVVHSPLPQLLQTPHGLALLELQGTINLTQSESGELIQIGQLVFPDYVEGETTGEGPWIKKVYMYIGQHQKLFGEVKKLVNALAVVRKRQRDGGNGDELEVVEIVKWKLVFSGRPEPVTSSGLERERVEGVGGGE from the exons ATGTCCACATCTGTTCAACTACACCCACCAGCCCTCACTTCCCCTGACCACCCAGTTGTCCACTCTCCACTCCCGCAACTCTTACAAACACCACACGGCCTTGCGCTGCTGGAGTTACAAGGGACGATCAACCTAACCCAGTCAGAGTCTGGGGAGCTAATCCAGATAGGACAGTTG GTCTTTCCAGATTATGTAGAAGGGGAGACAACAGGGGAGGGCCCGTGGATAAAAAAGGTGTACATGTACATCGGGCAGCATCAGAAACTTTTCGGGGAAGTGAAGAAGTTGGTTAATgcgttggcggtggtgaggaaacGACAGcgggatggggggaatggggatgagctggaggtggtggagattgTAAAGTGGAAGTTGGTGTTTAGTGGGCGGCCTGAGCCGGTGACGAGTtcggggttggagagggagagggtcgAGGGGGTAGGGGGGGGAGAATAA
- the DPH1 gene encoding Diphthamide biosynthesis protein 1 (EggNog:ENOG503NUF2; COG:J; BUSCO:EOG09261X9E), protein MEEDRALVDVGIAADIEASQPPPPQNVVKQPKKRFVGRRAAAEAAAKNSSSNASSSIEDSGAIQVAQPRRAPRLLNQVPPEILNDPALKSAISLLPSNYSFEIPKTIHRIRSLSAKRVALQMPEGLLLFATTISDILTQFCPGIETLIMGDVTYGACCIDDYTARAMGCDLLVHYAHSCLIPVDVTKIKTLYVFVDISIDTTHLLASLERNFSPGKTIALVGTIQFNATIHGVKSTLEKAGFNIIVPQIAPLSKGEILGCTSPNLSTYTTDPVDLILYLGDGHFHLESIMIHNPSIPAYRYDPYSRKLTHEVYGHDEMQGLRRQAIKTAKTAKKWGLILGSLGRQGNPHTLSLIEEKLTKMGIPFVNLLLSEIFPGKLGMMSGEGEVECWVQVACPRLSIDWGYAFPRPLLTPYEALVALNEREDWGSGAYPMDYYGREGLGRTKPLAV, encoded by the exons ATGGAGGAAGACAGAGCCCTTGTGGACGTGGGCATCGCAGCCGATATCGAGGCcagtcaaccaccaccacctcaaaatGTAGTCAAACAGCCGAAGAAGCGATTCGTCGGCAGAcgggccgccgccgaggccgcCGCAAAGAACAGTTCAAGCAATGCTTCATCATCCATTGAAGACAGCGGAGCTATCCAAG TGGCCCAACCAAGGAGAGCCCCCAGACTCCTCAACCAAGTCCCCCCTGAAATCCTCAACGACCCCGCCCTCAAgtccgccatctccctcctcccttcaAACTACTCCTTTGAAATCCCCAAAACCATCCACCGCATCCGCTCCCTCTCGGCCAAAAGAGTAGCCCTCCAAATGCCCGaaggcctcctcctcttcgccaccaccatctccgaCATCCTCACCCAGTTCTGCCCCGGCATCGAAACTCTCATCATGGGCGACGTCACGTACGGCGCCTGCTGCATAGACGACTACACCGCCCGCGCCATGGGCTGCGACCTCCTAGTCCACTACGCCCACTCCTGCCTCATCCCGGTAGACgtcaccaagatcaagacccTCTACGTCTTTGTCGACATCTCCATCGACACgacccacctcctcgcctcgCTGGAGCGTAACTTCTCCCCCGGCAAAACCATCGCTCTGGTAGGCACAATCCAATTCAACGCCACCATCCACGGGGTCAAGTCCACGCTCGAGAAAGCCGGGTTCAACATCATCGTCCCTCAGATTGCCCCGTTGTCAAAGGGGGAGATATTGGGGtgcacctcccccaacctgTCAACGTACACGACCGACCCGGTAGATCTGATCCTTTACCTCGGTGACGGGCACTTTCACCTCGAGTCGATCATGATTCACAACCCTTCCATCCCGGCCTACCGGTACGACCCTTACTCGAGAAAACTCACTCATGAAGTCTACGGTCACGACGAGATGCAGGGCTTGCGGAGGCAAGCGATTAAGACGGCGAAAACAGCCAAGAAGTGGGGGTTGATTCTCGGGTCGTTGGGGAGGCAGGGGAACCCGCATACGTTGTCTCTGATAGAGGAGAAGCTGACAAAGATGGGGATTCCGTTTGTGAATTTGTTGCTGAGTGAGATTTTTCCTGGGAagctggggatgatgagcggggagggggaggtggagtgCTGGGTGCAGGTTGCTTGTCCACGGTTGAGTATCGATTGGGGGTATGCGTTTCCTAGGCCGCTGCTGACGCCGTATGAGGCGCTTGTGGCGTTGAATGAGAGGGAGGATTGGGGAAGTGGTGCGTACCCGATGGATTAttatgggagggaggggttggggaggacgaAGCCTTTGGCTGTTTGA